Proteins co-encoded in one Octopus bimaculoides isolate UCB-OBI-ISO-001 chromosome 7, ASM119413v2, whole genome shotgun sequence genomic window:
- the LOC106884455 gene encoding peptidyl-prolyl cis-trans isomerase FKBP4 isoform X2 produces the protein MTQEETTVAGIDITPKQDGGVIKEILRPATSEEQPTNGDTVIVHYVGTLLDGSEFDSSRSRGEKFSFALGEEKVIKAWDIGVATMKKGELSRFTCKSDYAYGKRGFHDKIGPDATLVFEIELFDWKEDLSPKKDDSIIRRMISKGEGTDTPNDGATVNVHYIGYYEDKQFEDRDVTFVIGEGSAEDVIEGLDIVVKHFKFNEHSTIEIDAKYAYGEEGNAKFNIPPNARLKYDVTLKSFEKAKEIWRMDAKEKLRQAELAKNKGTQYYKSEKYQIAVRQYKKIVSYLENESSLEDDEEVQKKSLLLAAHLNTALCHLKTNDSHHAIQACDKALEIDEQNVKGLFRRGQAKMNENDYKEALGDFNSLLKLEPDNKAAKNHIIICTKKMKDYKEKEKKLYANIFSKYTMENAKNEIEEEKDGNKNEEDDEEEGQELPTPTEGMISEEMEAEK, from the exons ATGACTCAAGAGGAGACTACAGTCGCTGGTATTGATATCACACCAAAACAAGATGGTGGTGTTATTAAAGAGATTCTACGGCCAGCTACCTCTGAGGAACAACCTACCAATGGTGATACTGTTATTGTACACTATGTTGGAACCCTACTGGACGGATCTGAATTTGATTCCAGTCGGTCCCGTGGAGAGAAATTCTCTTTTGCTCTTGGAGAAG agAAGGTCATTAAAGCATGGGACATTGGTGTAGCTACAATGAAGAAAGGTGAACTTTCTCGTTTCACCTGCAAATCTGACTATGCTTACGGAAAAAGAGGTTTCCATGACAAAATTGGACCAGATGCCACTCTCGTGTTTGAAATAGAACTTTTTGATTGGAAAG aggATTTGTCTCCTAAAAAAGATGACAGCATTATAAGGAGAATGATATCAAAAGGAGAGGGCACGGACACACCAAATGATGGTGCTACTGTAAATG ttcattaTATTGGGTACTATGAAGATAAACAATTTGAAGACCGTGATGTGACATTTGTTATTGGAGAAGGCAGTGCAGAAGACGTTATTGAAGGTTTAGACATAGTtgtgaaacatttcaaatttaacGAACATTCCACTATTGAAATTGATGCAAAATATGCATATGGTGAAGAGGGTAATGCTAAATTCAATATTCCACCTAATGCACGTCTTAAATATGATGTCACATTGAAATCATTTGAAAAG gcAAAAGAAATTTGGAGAATGGatgcaaaagaaaaattaagacaaGCAGAATTAGCCAAAAATAAGGGTACCCAATATTATAAg AGTGAAAAATATCAAATAGCTGTGAGGCAATACAAAAAGATTGTATCATATTTGGAAAATGAATCCAGTctagaagatgatgaagaagtaCAAAAGAAATCTCTCTTGCTTGCTGCTCACCTCAACACTGCTTTGTGTCATCTGAAAACAAATGATTCCCATCATGCTATTCAGGCTTGTGATAAGGCATTAGAAATTGATGAACAAAATGTCAAAGGACTCTTCCGCCGAGGCCAG GCAAAGATGAACGAGAATGACTACAAGGAAGCCTTGGGCGATTTTAATTCCTTGCTAAAACTGGAACCTGACAATAAAGCTGCTAAGAATCACATCATCATTTgcacaaagaaaatgaaagattacaaagagaaggaaaagaaactcTATGCCAATATCTTCTCTAAATACACCATGGAGAATGCTAAG aatgaaATCGAAGAAGAGAAGGATGGGAACAAAAATGAAGAGGACGACGAGGAAGAGGGGCAAGAACTACCTACTCCAACAGAAGGGATGATCAGTGAAGAAATGGAAGCggaaaaataa
- the LOC106884455 gene encoding peptidyl-prolyl cis-trans isomerase FKBP4 isoform X1: MTQEETTVAGIDITPKQDGGVIKEILRPATSEEQPTNGDTVIVHYVGTLLDGSEFDSSRSRGEKFSFALGEEKVIKAWDIGVATMKKGELSRFTCKSDYAYGKRGFHDKIGPDATLVFEIELFDWKEDLSPKKDDSIIRRMISKGEGTDTPNDGATVNVHYIGYYEDKQFEDRDVTFVIGEGSAEDVIEGLDIVVKHFKFNEHSTIEIDAKYAYGEEGNAKFNIPPNARLKYDVTLKSFEKAKEIWRMDAKEKLRQAELAKNKGTQYYKSEKYQIAVRQYKKIVSYLENESSLEDDEEVQKKSLLLAAHLNTALCHLKTNDSHHAIQACDKALEIDEQNVKGLFRRGQAKMNENDYKEALGDFNSLLKLEPDNKAAKNHIIICTKKMKDYKEKEKKLYANIFSKYTMENAKLESNCDDEGNVFDNVGEWNNDMAKGMMSIPQEMEAFGEKMPETGTACQSHEDSDDNE; this comes from the exons ATGACTCAAGAGGAGACTACAGTCGCTGGTATTGATATCACACCAAAACAAGATGGTGGTGTTATTAAAGAGATTCTACGGCCAGCTACCTCTGAGGAACAACCTACCAATGGTGATACTGTTATTGTACACTATGTTGGAACCCTACTGGACGGATCTGAATTTGATTCCAGTCGGTCCCGTGGAGAGAAATTCTCTTTTGCTCTTGGAGAAG agAAGGTCATTAAAGCATGGGACATTGGTGTAGCTACAATGAAGAAAGGTGAACTTTCTCGTTTCACCTGCAAATCTGACTATGCTTACGGAAAAAGAGGTTTCCATGACAAAATTGGACCAGATGCCACTCTCGTGTTTGAAATAGAACTTTTTGATTGGAAAG aggATTTGTCTCCTAAAAAAGATGACAGCATTATAAGGAGAATGATATCAAAAGGAGAGGGCACGGACACACCAAATGATGGTGCTACTGTAAATG ttcattaTATTGGGTACTATGAAGATAAACAATTTGAAGACCGTGATGTGACATTTGTTATTGGAGAAGGCAGTGCAGAAGACGTTATTGAAGGTTTAGACATAGTtgtgaaacatttcaaatttaacGAACATTCCACTATTGAAATTGATGCAAAATATGCATATGGTGAAGAGGGTAATGCTAAATTCAATATTCCACCTAATGCACGTCTTAAATATGATGTCACATTGAAATCATTTGAAAAG gcAAAAGAAATTTGGAGAATGGatgcaaaagaaaaattaagacaaGCAGAATTAGCCAAAAATAAGGGTACCCAATATTATAAg AGTGAAAAATATCAAATAGCTGTGAGGCAATACAAAAAGATTGTATCATATTTGGAAAATGAATCCAGTctagaagatgatgaagaagtaCAAAAGAAATCTCTCTTGCTTGCTGCTCACCTCAACACTGCTTTGTGTCATCTGAAAACAAATGATTCCCATCATGCTATTCAGGCTTGTGATAAGGCATTAGAAATTGATGAACAAAATGTCAAAGGACTCTTCCGCCGAGGCCAG GCAAAGATGAACGAGAATGACTACAAGGAAGCCTTGGGCGATTTTAATTCCTTGCTAAAACTGGAACCTGACAATAAAGCTGCTAAGAATCACATCATCATTTgcacaaagaaaatgaaagattacaaagagaaggaaaagaaactcTATGCCAATATCTTCTCTAAATACACCATGGAGAATGCTAAG CTTGAAAGTAATTGTGACGACGAGGGAAATGTGTTTGATAATGTAGGGGAATGGAATAATGACATGGCCAAGGGCATGATGAGTATTCCACAAGAGATGGAGGCTTTTGGTGAAAAAATGCCTGAGACTGGCACTGCATGTCAGTCTCATGAGGACTCTGATGACAATG aatga
- the LOC106884451 gene encoding archaemetzincin-2, which translates to MSKNGNSSFMCPWTSNSDKKKKFLIGNLENKGNIEKKLYSLSYSVLDNSTENELFVQKIHNANVYMLEQTYIQWKVLWETHDVRNQCQCIFPMKSIIYLQPLGHFPDFVLRYTFHLGNTEMDLFTLLREFAQIYFLGFDVKICLPLFKDSEHSGIKSRVHSVTGQKQFLSSSFFPFLRKKLPKDGYCILGITWTDLYPAEDLNFSLGESSFQHKSGIFCFGRFEPLLFQAGQPMYDITEVDEGLIWKMLKVTVHETCHLFGLMHCEIYSCLMNNSTSLEEAMMQPIFLCPVCLHKLQKACKFSLHMRYNRLHQFFSVLQDSLPYYKFRDSRDWLMQCLEFITEDERTLL; encoded by the exons ATGTCAAAAAATGGCAATTCCAGTTTCATGTGTCCTTGGACATCAAACAgtgacaagaaaaagaaatttcttaTTGGAAATCTTGAAAACAAAGGAAACATCGAAAAGAAATTGTACTCTCTTAGTTATTCTGTGTTAGACAACAGCACAGAAAATGAACTGTTTGTACAGAAAATTCACAATGCAAATGTCTACATGTtagaacagacatacatacaatggaAAGTTCTTTGGGAGACACATGATGTCCGCAATCAGTGCCAGTGTATTTTCCCCATGAAGTCTATTATTTATCTACAGCCACTCGGACACTTCCCTGATTTTGTCTTAAGATATACGTTTCACCTTGGGAATACTGAAATGGATTTGTTCACCCTTCTTCGAGAATTCGCTCAGATATATTTTCTTGGTTTTGATGTCAAAATCTGTCTCCCACTCTTCAAAGATTCTGAACATTCTGGAATCAAAAGTCGAGTACACTCTGTCACTGGACAAAAGCAGTTcctttcttccagtttttttccatttctaagaAAAAAACTCCCAAAAGATGGTTACTGCATTCTGGGAATAACTTGGACTGATCTGTATCCTGCAGAAGATTTGAACTTTAGTCTTGGAGAATCTTCCTTTCAACACAAATCaggcatattttgctttggcaGATTTGAGCCTTTGTTGTTTCAAGCTGGACAACCAATGTATGATATAACGGAAGTTGATGAAGGTTTGATTTGGAAAATGCTCAAG GTAACAGTTCATGAAACATGTCATCTTTTTGGTCTAATGCATTGTGAGATATATTCTTGTCTGATGAATAATAGCACATCTCTGGAGGAAGCAATGATGCAGCCTATATTCTTGTGTCCCGTCTGTCTCCATAAATTACAGAAAGCATGCAAGTTTAGTTTGCATATGCGTTACAATAGATTGCATCAGTTTTTCTCCGTCCTACAGGATAGCCTACCATATTACAAATTCAGAGATTCTAGAGACTGGTTAATGCAATGTCTTGAATTCATCACTGAGGATGAGAGAACATTGTTATAa